From a single Phragmites australis chromosome 7, lpPhrAust1.1, whole genome shotgun sequence genomic region:
- the LOC133923941 gene encoding probable E3 ubiquitin-protein ligase HIP1, with translation MQHNRIIMLSSSETCHLGSSSNSPAMDQQNLLPNNPTMDEQILLPDTLENESYPHYLLNGHEVGMPNGSLIGQQNTSLSLWESAGSSSMGCLVDHGNFLQAKTEHFAPSLSIGDPLSIDRRRHEANSSLPSHNLNIDLNVNQADQFGIEDVDVVHSNGQLTTNTASLNRSSSITECIQHHEISLDAIGSSSQTVDCFNGAVGQEFGVLDSHRSSYKRKNIDGNHAETSANGGSRNQYQNNNILRPSRATHESTSSTMPSTNYDDSYPPVEQLNQNTDISPSATLSDHYSLYADPHESERFVRNTRMRISSNEYDRSLPRLLPEESFRCSAYQPTQQQSSFIPVQPRAMSSSVSSHSRPHVPSVTQFSQSLHRHPSNGNFGSRIGSSSSSADTATLSSTSQDPSRSLMGSNVPEPLFLGSFFNADSTNLLSAPGSRSNHQNSGSSSSSTLRAAVNVGAQQVPGSNASQPSASVRRSADIARSSLFSAGVSHSRSSSIALQHRGPSSTSQEIRSHQPGSSFRAHQQHYFRAGPSSIDRQNSGYLDLQSFMQTIAASREGSRTVSELRNVVDQIRQGRTARLEDLLLIDRSLIVRRANLIDRHRDMRLDVDNMSYEELLALGERIGYVNTGLSEEKIMKGLKQWKYFCMPLEESATGVEPCCICQENYVDGEDMGRLDCSHDFHTSCIKQWLVIKNVCPICKKTALGT, from the exons ATGCAACATAATAGGATCATCATGCTGTCTTCCTCAGAAACATGCCACCTTGGTTCTAGTTCCAATAGTCCGGCCATGGATCAGCAGAATTTACTTCCCAACAATCCTACCATGGATGAACAGATTTTACTTCCCGATACCCTAGAGAATGAGAGCTACCCTCATTATTTGCTCAATGGCCATGAAGTGGGTATGCCAAATGGAAGCTTGATTGGTCAGCAAAATACAAGCTTGAGCCTTTGGGAATCAGCTGGATCGAGCTCTATGGGTTGCCTAGTTGATCATGGTAACTTTCTTCAGGCCAAAACGGAGCATTTTGCGCCTTCTCTGTCTATAGGTGATCCCTTAAGTATAGACAGGAGGAGACATGAAGCCAATAGCTCATTGCCTTCGCACAACTTAAACATAGACCTTAATGTTAATCAAGCTGATCAATTTGGCATTGAGGATGTTGATGTGGTGCACAGTAATGGGCAATTAACAACAAATACTGCATCTCTCAACAGGAGTTCTTCCATCACTGAGTGTATTCAGCATCATGAAATTTCTTTGGATGCTATCGGAAGTTCTTCCCAGACTGTGGATTGTTTTAATGGTGCAGTAGGCCAAGAATTTGGTGTGCTTGACAGTCACCGTTCATCTTACAAGAGAAAGAATATTGATGGAAATCACGCAGAGACTTCTGCCAACGGAGGTTCACGTAATCAATaccaaaataataatattttgcGACCTTCTCGGGCCACCCATGAAAGTACTAGTTCAACCATGCCCTCTACAAACTATGATGATTCATACCCTCCCGTGGAACAACTGAACCAGAATACTGATATTTCTCCAAGTGCCACTTTGTCTGACCATTATTCATTGTATGCTGATCCGCATGAAAGCGAAAGATTTGTGAGAAATACACGGATGAGAATAAGCTCAAATGAGTATGATCGATCACTGCCCAGGCTCTTACCTGAGGAAAGTTTCAGGTGTTCTGCTTATCAGCCTACACAGCAACAGTCTTCGTTTATTCCAGTGCAACCTAGAGCAATGAGCTCTTCTGTCAGCTCTCATAGTCGGCCTCATGTGCCCTCTGTTACTCAATTCTCACAAAGTCTTCATCGTCATCCATCTAATGGCAATTTTGGATCAAGAATTGGTAGTTCTTCCAGTTCTGCTGATACAGCGACACTGAGTTCTACTTCGCAAGATCCCAGTAGGAGCTTGATGGGAAGCAATGTTCCTGAGCCCCTCTTTTTGGGTTCTTTTTTTAATGCTGATTCAACCAATTTGCTATCTGCACCTGGAAGCAGAAGCAACCACCAAAATTcaggctccagctccagctccacaCTTAGAGCTGCTGTAAATGTAGGAGCTCAACAAGTTCCTGGGTCCAATGCATCCCAGCCCAGCGCAAGTGTAAGACGTTCAGCTGATATCGCCAGGAGCTCTTTGTTTTCTGCTGGTGTTTCCCATTCCAGAAGTTCAAGCATAGCATTGCAGCACCGTGGACCTTCATCCACATCACAAGAGATTCGAAGCCATCAGCCAGGATCAAGCTTTCGTGCCCATCAGCAACACTACTTTAGGGCTGGCCCTTCCTCCATAGATAGGCAAAACTCTGGTTACTTGGACCTCCAGTCGTTTATGCAGACCATAGCTGCTTCAAGAGAAGGAAGCAGAACAGTGTCAGAG CTCCGCAATGTTGTTGATCAAATTCGTCAGGGGCGAACTGCGAGACTGGAG GATTTACTTCTCATCGATCGTTCCCTCATTGTAAGGAGAGCCAATTTGATTGATAGGCATCGGGATATGCGGCTTGATGTGGATAATATGTCCTATGAG GAATTGCTGGCATTAGGTGAACGTATTGGGTATGTAAACACTGGACTTAGTGAGGAGAAAATTATGAAAGGCTTGAAGCAATGGAAATATTTCTGCATGCCACTAGAAGAATCTGCAACAGGTGTTGAACCATGCTGTATTTGCCAG GAAAACTACGTCGACGGTGAGGACATGGGCAGACTGGACTGCAGCCATGACTTCCACACCTCGTGCATCAAACAATGGCTGGTTATAAAAAACGTGTGCCCTATCTGTAAAAAGACAGCACTGGGCACCTAA
- the LOC133925381 gene encoding uncharacterized protein LOC133925381, with protein MAVVGRTRSFTLLRALAASRTRPPPPPPVRSIHEGPDTIDELLDRHLAKKPAAVLADDAVEAEAWRRLTSSRREVLGLYRDILRATRLFAWPDDRGVPWREVLRANARREFEEARVERDPEVVARLLIGGRDAMQQALDRLAEASRRAVQAEEAKCRGGA; from the coding sequence ATGGCCGTAGTCGGACGCACACGCTCCTTCACCCTCCTCCGCGCCCTCGCCGCGTCGAGGACGCGgccacccccgcccccgcctGTGCGGTCCATCCATGAGGGGCCCGACACCATCGACGAGCTCTTGGACCGCCACCTTGCCAAGAAACCCGCAGCAGTCCTCGCCGACGACGCGGTGGAGGCCGAGGCATGGCGGCGGCTGACGAGCTCGCGGCGGGAGGTGCTCGGCCTGTACCGGGACATCCTTCGGGCGACGCGGCTGTTCGCGTGGCCCGATGATCGTGGCGTGCCGTGGCGCGAGGTGCTGCGCGCCAACGCCAGGCGTGAGTTCGAGGAGGCGCGCGTGGAGCGCGACCCAGAGGTGGTGGCGAGGCTCCTCATCGGCGGCCGTGACGCCATGCAGCAGGCGCTTGATCGCCTCGCTGAGGCGTCCCGCCGCGCGGTCCAGGCCGAGGAGGCCAAGTGCCGCGGTGGAGCTTAG